One segment of Terriglobia bacterium DNA contains the following:
- a CDS encoding Nramp family divalent metal transporter encodes MDRNRLKTYRTRLLIFLAVVGPGIITANVDNDAGGIYTYSVAGARFGYSLLWTLIPITIALIVVQEMVARMGVVTGKGLADLIREEYGFRATFLLMICLLVADLGNTISNFAGLASGLSVFGLSRYIIVPLGAVIVWALVVKGTYEFVEKVFLVACVFYIAYPISSFLAHPSWSGAMFNTVKPSFQLDRSYLFMIIGLIGTTITPWMQFYLQSAVVEKGVKIKDWVYSRWDVIVGCIVTDVVAFFIIVACAATLYTSGHRDIRDAADAALALRPLAGHAASALFAFGLANASLFSACILPLATAYYVCEGLGLESGIDKRVDEAPTFYWLYTGLIVLGALAVVALREQMQVPIILLSQVLNGIMLPFVLIFMLRLSNREDLMGAHRNTRAFNAIAWVTCVVMIILTVLLIAAQFFQGMPA; translated from the coding sequence ATGGACCGCAATCGCCTGAAAACTTACCGGACCAGGCTGCTGATCTTTCTGGCCGTCGTGGGCCCGGGCATCATCACGGCCAACGTGGACAATGACGCCGGCGGCATCTACACCTATTCGGTGGCCGGAGCGCGCTTCGGCTACTCGCTCCTGTGGACGCTGATTCCGATCACCATCGCGCTGATCGTGGTGCAGGAGATGGTGGCGCGCATGGGCGTAGTGACGGGCAAGGGCCTGGCGGACCTCATCCGGGAAGAGTACGGCTTTCGCGCCACCTTCCTTCTGATGATTTGCCTGCTGGTGGCGGACCTTGGAAACACGATCTCAAACTTTGCCGGGCTTGCCTCGGGCCTGTCGGTGTTCGGGCTCAGCCGCTACATCATCGTTCCGCTGGGCGCTGTGATCGTCTGGGCGCTAGTGGTGAAAGGCACTTACGAGTTCGTTGAAAAGGTCTTTCTGGTTGCCTGCGTGTTTTACATCGCCTACCCGATCTCCAGCTTTCTGGCCCATCCTTCCTGGTCCGGGGCGATGTTCAACACGGTGAAGCCATCCTTCCAATTGGACCGCAGCTATCTCTTCATGATCATTGGACTGATTGGCACCACCATCACGCCCTGGATGCAGTTTTACCTGCAATCGGCAGTCGTGGAGAAGGGCGTCAAGATCAAGGACTGGGTCTACTCGCGCTGGGACGTGATTGTTGGATGCATCGTCACTGACGTGGTGGCTTTCTTCATCATCGTGGCCTGCGCGGCCACCCTTTACACCAGCGGCCATCGCGACATCCGCGACGCCGCGGACGCAGCTCTGGCGTTGCGTCCCCTGGCTGGCCATGCGGCAAGCGCGCTGTTTGCTTTCGGGCTGGCCAACGCGTCGCTGTTCTCCGCCTGCATCCTGCCGCTGGCCACCGCCTACTACGTGTGCGAGGGCCTGGGACTCGAGTCGGGCATCGACAAGCGCGTGGATGAGGCTCCCACGTTTTACTGGCTTTATACAGGGCTGATTGTGCTGGGCGCGCTCGCCGTGGTGGCCCTGCGCGAACAGATGCAGGTGCCGATCATCCTGCTCTCACAGGTGCTCAATGGCATCATGCTGCCCTTTGTGCTGATCTTCATGCTGCGGCTCTCCAACCGCGAAGACCTGATGGGCGCTCATCGAAATACCCGCGCCTTCAATGCCATCGCCTGGGTCACCTGCGTGGTGATGATCATCCTCACCGTGCTGCTGATCGCTGCTCAGTTCTTCCAAGGAATGCCCGCCTGA
- a CDS encoding CBS domain-containing protein: MIYFTEIQNLPTYDVMGSYLGRVTDLGIDPTQNALRVAVYFVEGPHKELIYVTREQMQSITVRSAQTSVTRAGIPSSKPFGDLLRVRKDVLDQQVIDVDHRKVVRVNDVDLEIQPTGGHTELRVLAVNVGLASAVRRLLQGLTAKHTSRRICSFIPSKTIRWEFVNLIEPDASRRLKLRISYERLARLHPADIADILEVLSRDEQRSVIESLDHETAAQAISEIPTEKQAQLLQSIPVEKAADIVDEMAPDEAADVLQELPPETSAKLLADMETAGAQEVKELLGFEEDTAGALMTTEYLALDRTATVESVVEAMKEFEGSVESIHSVYLIDDQETLLGAVPLARILLAPARTSLQELSREEVLSVRTETDAKVVIDQFRKYNLLSLPVVDDKQHLQGVVTADDVLDLVVNRR, encoded by the coding sequence ATGATTTACTTTACCGAAATTCAGAATCTGCCGACTTACGACGTGATGGGCTCGTACCTGGGGCGCGTGACCGACCTCGGGATTGATCCCACCCAGAACGCCCTGCGCGTGGCGGTTTACTTTGTGGAGGGCCCGCACAAGGAGCTGATTTATGTTACGCGCGAGCAGATGCAGTCGATCACCGTGCGTTCAGCACAGACCTCGGTGACTCGCGCTGGGATCCCCAGCAGCAAGCCCTTCGGTGACCTGTTGAGGGTGAGGAAAGACGTTCTTGACCAGCAGGTGATTGACGTGGACCACCGCAAGGTGGTCCGTGTGAACGATGTTGACCTGGAAATTCAGCCCACCGGCGGCCACACGGAGCTGCGCGTGTTGGCGGTGAACGTGGGGCTGGCGTCCGCCGTTCGGCGCCTTCTGCAGGGGCTGACCGCCAAGCATACCAGCCGGAGAATCTGCAGCTTTATTCCCTCAAAGACCATCCGATGGGAATTCGTCAACCTGATTGAGCCGGACGCTTCCCGCCGGCTGAAGCTCCGCATTTCCTACGAGCGGCTGGCGCGCCTGCACCCTGCCGATATTGCCGATATCCTCGAAGTACTGAGCCGCGATGAGCAGCGGTCGGTGATTGAATCCCTTGACCATGAAACGGCCGCGCAAGCCATCTCCGAGATCCCGACTGAAAAGCAGGCGCAGTTGCTGCAGAGCATTCCGGTGGAGAAGGCTGCCGACATTGTGGACGAAATGGCGCCCGATGAAGCTGCCGACGTCCTGCAGGAACTGCCGCCTGAAACCTCCGCCAAGCTGCTCGCTGACATGGAGACGGCAGGCGCGCAGGAAGTCAAGGAACTGCTGGGGTTTGAGGAAGACACTGCGGGCGCCTTGATGACCACTGAATACCTCGCTCTCGACCGAACGGCGACCGTGGAGAGTGTTGTTGAAGCGATGAAGGAGTTCGAAGGATCGGTGGAATCCATTCACTCCGTCTATCTGATCGATGACCAGGAAACTCTTCTCGGCGCTGTCCCGCTGGCGCGCATTTTGCTGGCGCCGGCCCGCACCTCGCTGCAGGAGCTTTCCCGTGAAGAGGTGCTCAGCGTGCGGACGGAAACGGATGCGAAGGTGGTGATTGACCAGTTTAGAAAGTACAACCTGCTGTCGCTTCCGGTGGTGGATGACAAGCAACACCTGCAAGGCGTCGTGACAGCAGACGATGTTCTCGACCTTGTCGTCAACCGCAGATAA
- a CDS encoding ThuA domain-containing protein — protein sequence MRRSLILVLSSMVLSGMGFLGLGGQALAKSGKGRLLYMTLSAGYKHASIPTSENVVKEIGERSGLFDTTVTQDVGAFTTENLKKYDVVMFYTTGELPMTDAEKNAFINFVRSGHGFVGVHSSTDTFYNWQDYLELVGGYFNDHPWHQKVTVEVADPSSPIVSFLGKSFQVNDEIYQTADFQYKTSHVLLRLDPSSVDLHKPNVHPRFYGWPLAWTRRDGKGRVFCTVLGHEDAVWNSQWYQEMLLNGIKYAMGRLK from the coding sequence ATGCGCAGATCTCTCATTCTGGTCTTGTCTTCGATGGTGCTTAGCGGCATGGGATTTTTGGGGCTCGGCGGGCAGGCGCTCGCAAAATCGGGCAAGGGGCGCCTGCTCTATATGACCCTGTCTGCCGGATACAAGCACGCGAGCATTCCTACTTCCGAGAACGTGGTGAAAGAGATCGGCGAACGTTCCGGACTCTTTGACACCACCGTGACGCAGGACGTGGGGGCTTTTACGACGGAGAACCTGAAGAAATACGATGTAGTGATGTTTTACACCACAGGGGAACTACCGATGACCGACGCGGAGAAGAATGCCTTTATCAATTTCGTCCGTTCTGGCCACGGATTTGTGGGCGTCCACAGCTCTACTGATACCTTCTATAACTGGCAGGATTACCTGGAACTGGTCGGCGGATATTTCAATGACCATCCCTGGCACCAGAAGGTGACGGTGGAGGTGGCGGACCCGTCGAGCCCTATCGTCAGCTTCCTGGGCAAATCGTTCCAGGTGAACGATGAGATTTATCAGACAGCCGACTTCCAGTACAAGACCTCGCACGTGCTGCTGCGGCTTGATCCGAGCTCCGTGGACCTTCACAAACCGAACGTGCACCCGCGTTTCTACGGCTGGCCGCTCGCCTGGACCCGCCGCGACGGAAAAGGCAGGGTGTTCTGCACGGTGCTTGGCCACGAAGATGCCGTCTGGAACAGCCAGTGGTACCAGGAAATGCTGCTGAACGGCATCAAGTACGCCATGGGCAGATTGAAGTAA
- a CDS encoding type 1 glutamine amidotransferase domain-containing protein yields MDLKGKKIAVLVAEQYQELEVWYPLLRFREGGAETIAVGGEAGKTYDSKKGYPVVADKSIGDVSAADFDAVVIPGGWAPDFLRQDERMVALVRDMHRAGKVVASICHGGWLLCSAGIVEGRKATCFTAIKDDMIHAGAKYVDEEVVVDGNLITSRKPSDLPAFCRQIAVALSGQAVAQHAGRS; encoded by the coding sequence ATGGACCTGAAAGGCAAAAAGATTGCAGTCCTGGTGGCAGAGCAATATCAGGAACTGGAAGTCTGGTATCCGCTGCTGCGTTTTCGCGAAGGCGGCGCGGAGACGATTGCCGTGGGCGGCGAAGCAGGGAAGACTTACGACAGCAAGAAAGGGTATCCCGTGGTCGCGGATAAATCGATTGGTGACGTGAGCGCGGCGGACTTTGACGCTGTGGTCATTCCGGGCGGTTGGGCGCCCGATTTCCTGCGGCAGGACGAGCGCATGGTGGCGCTGGTGCGCGACATGCACCGCGCGGGCAAAGTGGTGGCCTCGATCTGCCACGGCGGCTGGCTGCTCTGCTCGGCCGGCATTGTGGAAGGGCGAAAAGCCACCTGCTTCACGGCGATCAAGGATGACATGATTCACGCTGGCGCGAAGTACGTGGATGAGGAAGTGGTCGTTGACGGCAACCTGATCACTTCACGCAAGCCCTCCGATCTTCCGGCCTTCTGCCGGCAGATTGCCGTGGCTCTCAGCGGCCAGGCGGTGGCGCAGCACGCAGGCAGATCCTGA
- the rsmB gene encoding 16S rRNA (cytosine(967)-C(5))-methyltransferase RsmB, with product MAQVSPARKLAFEILLQVDAGQAFASDLLQSRHFSALSERDRGLATEIAFGVLRWRGEIDHRLQQLSGKRPQSLDREVLTALRMGIYQIAFLEKIPRSAAVNESVELTKLAGKRSAAGLVNAVLRKCRPEKLLQRSGAAELNNPEFLMSVRRTAPAWLLERWEANFGAEAANRLAWASTQVPPTTLRICSSTPEPGDVIARLAEKGCKVRRGRYVPQALIAETGGAAVARLAELMGLAIQDEASQIVPELLQVRLGECVLDLCAAPGMKASLLADAVGDGLVVACDSSSRRLQTLRKLLPRLTANVRAVRVVRLDATQPLPFRQSFQGVLVDAPCSGTGTLGRNPEIKWRLTPKDLERLPAMQRTVLSSALSVLAPGGRLVYATCSLEPEENEKVVESVLAATSDCRLLGRAELAEDQPEIVRLIDERGYFHTRPDLDGMDGFFAAVMLR from the coding sequence TTGGCGCAAGTTTCGCCTGCCCGCAAACTCGCTTTTGAAATCCTCCTCCAGGTTGACGCCGGGCAGGCATTCGCTTCCGACCTGCTCCAAAGCCGCCACTTCTCGGCCCTCAGTGAGCGCGACCGGGGGCTTGCTACGGAAATCGCGTTCGGCGTCCTCCGCTGGCGAGGCGAGATTGACCACCGCTTGCAGCAGCTTTCCGGTAAGCGCCCGCAATCGCTCGACCGCGAAGTTTTGACGGCCTTGCGAATGGGCATTTATCAGATTGCGTTCCTTGAGAAAATTCCCAGGTCCGCTGCGGTTAACGAATCAGTGGAGCTCACCAAGCTGGCGGGCAAGAGGTCGGCGGCCGGGCTGGTCAACGCTGTGCTGCGCAAGTGCCGGCCGGAAAAGCTTCTGCAACGTTCCGGCGCGGCCGAACTGAACAACCCGGAGTTTCTCATGAGCGTGCGGCGGACTGCGCCGGCCTGGCTGCTCGAGCGATGGGAAGCGAACTTCGGGGCGGAAGCAGCAAACCGGCTGGCATGGGCCTCGACGCAGGTTCCTCCGACCACGCTGCGAATCTGCTCCTCGACGCCCGAGCCGGGCGATGTCATCGCGAGATTGGCGGAGAAGGGATGCAAGGTCCGCCGGGGACGGTACGTGCCCCAGGCCCTCATCGCGGAAACAGGCGGGGCGGCTGTTGCCCGGCTTGCTGAACTGATGGGATTGGCCATCCAGGATGAAGCTTCGCAAATCGTCCCTGAGTTGCTTCAGGTGCGACTGGGAGAATGCGTGCTCGATCTCTGCGCTGCGCCGGGCATGAAGGCCAGCTTGCTGGCAGATGCAGTGGGCGACGGCCTGGTAGTGGCCTGCGACTCGAGCTCCCGCCGTCTCCAGACGCTTCGGAAGCTCCTGCCGAGGCTAACGGCCAACGTCAGAGCCGTTCGTGTGGTGCGCCTGGACGCCACGCAGCCACTCCCGTTCCGGCAAAGTTTCCAAGGGGTCCTAGTGGACGCGCCTTGCTCCGGCACCGGCACGCTGGGGCGCAATCCGGAAATCAAATGGCGTCTGACTCCAAAGGACCTCGAGCGGCTGCCGGCTATGCAGCGGACGGTCCTTTCGAGCGCGCTTTCGGTGCTCGCGCCGGGGGGACGGCTGGTCTACGCAACCTGCTCGCTGGAGCCGGAAGAGAATGAGAAGGTCGTGGAGAGCGTGCTGGCCGCGACCAGCGATTGCCGGCTGCTGGGCCGCGCTGAGCTTGCGGAGGATCAGCCGGAAATCGTACGGCTGATCGATGAGCGCGGATACTTTCACACGCGTCCCGACCTCGACGGCATGGACGGCTTTTTTGCAGCGGTGATGTTGCGATGA
- the fmt gene encoding methionyl-tRNA formyltransferase — MNLIFCGTPQFAVPTLEKLIAEKFSIQLVITNPDEPRGRGQTVQPSPVKQCAMRHELPFYQPAKLKTDEAREHLSQYHPDAMVIVAYGQIVPQWMIDIPPLGCINLHASILPKYRGAAPIAWAIMRGERETGVTTMKIDAGMDTGDMLLERREPIRGDDTSETLGERLSTIGAELMVETLRGLERGAIAPRPQDHHLATLAPRLQKRDGLIDWSLSAEDLERRVRGLVPWPGAYTSFRGKLLHIWRAEAVPAAAAVAIAPGAVSAEGGRLSVACGEGTQLLLHDVQLEGRKRLSARDFINGARVRTGETLGS, encoded by the coding sequence ATGAACCTGATCTTTTGCGGCACGCCTCAATTCGCTGTCCCCACTCTTGAAAAACTGATCGCTGAAAAGTTCTCCATTCAACTGGTCATCACCAATCCGGATGAGCCGCGTGGACGCGGGCAGACGGTCCAGCCCTCGCCCGTGAAGCAATGCGCGATGCGTCACGAGCTTCCTTTTTATCAGCCGGCCAAGCTGAAAACGGATGAGGCCCGTGAACATCTCTCGCAGTACCATCCCGATGCCATGGTGATTGTTGCCTACGGCCAGATCGTCCCGCAGTGGATGATTGACATCCCGCCGCTTGGCTGCATCAACCTGCACGCCTCGATATTGCCCAAATACCGCGGCGCGGCGCCCATCGCCTGGGCGATCATGCGCGGGGAAAGGGAAACCGGCGTAACCACTATGAAGATTGACGCGGGAATGGATACCGGCGACATGCTGCTCGAACGCCGCGAGCCGATCCGCGGAGATGACACATCGGAGACCCTCGGTGAGCGCCTCAGCACGATTGGCGCGGAACTGATGGTGGAAACATTGCGGGGGCTGGAGCGGGGAGCGATTGCGCCGCGGCCGCAGGACCACCATCTGGCGACGCTTGCCCCGCGGCTTCAAAAAAGGGACGGCCTGATCGACTGGTCGCTGTCTGCGGAAGATCTTGAGAGGCGTGTTCGTGGCCTGGTCCCCTGGCCGGGCGCCTACACGTCGTTTCGGGGCAAGCTGCTGCACATCTGGCGGGCGGAAGCTGTTCCGGCGGCCGCTGCCGTGGCCATTGCTCCCGGAGCGGTCTCCGCCGAGGGCGGACGACTTTCCGTGGCCTGCGGCGAGGGCACGCAACTGCTTCTCCACGACGTTCAGCTTGAGGGCCGCAAGCGCCTTTCTGCCCGCGATTTCATAAACGGCGCCCGCGTCCGTACAGGCGAAACCCTGGGTTCCTGA
- the def gene encoding peptide deformylase, translating into MIYPIVKYGQKVLEDGTKPVTEFDTDLEKLVADMFETMYAANGVGLAAPQIGLAHRLAVIDITCGHDPNAKLVLANPEIISTEGQQTEEEGCLSLPDFRAKTPRPVKATVRARNLQGEEYIMTGEGLLARAFCHETDHLDGKLFIHHLTRLKRESIKRKVRKLAKAGEW; encoded by the coding sequence ATGATCTATCCCATTGTGAAATACGGACAGAAGGTTCTGGAAGACGGCACGAAGCCGGTCACGGAGTTCGACACTGACCTCGAAAAGCTGGTCGCCGACATGTTTGAAACCATGTACGCCGCCAACGGTGTCGGGCTTGCCGCACCGCAGATCGGCCTGGCGCACCGGCTCGCCGTGATTGACATCACCTGCGGCCACGACCCGAACGCCAAGCTGGTGCTGGCCAATCCAGAGATCATATCCACCGAAGGACAGCAGACAGAGGAAGAAGGCTGCCTGAGCCTTCCGGACTTCCGCGCCAAAACGCCGAGACCGGTGAAAGCCACTGTCCGCGCACGCAATCTTCAAGGCGAGGAATACATCATGACGGGTGAGGGCCTGCTTGCCCGCGCCTTCTGTCATGAGACGGACCACCTGGACGGCAAGCTCTTTATCCATCACCTGACGCGCCTGAAGCGCGAGTCCATCAAGCGTAAAGTCCGCAAACTGGCCAAGGCGGGCGAGTGGTAG
- a CDS encoding YncE family protein has product MNFTGRSCSLFCLFLIAVLTIPLGASAARRSNGPAAANYHIVKRVLLGGEGGWDYLDFDPQNRHLFVSHANQVLVINPDNYEVIGNIPDTQGVHGIAVAPELNRGFTSDGRADQVTVFDLKTLKTIGTVKVTGQNPDGITYDPSSQRVFTFNGRSDDATAIDAKTLKVVGTISLGGKPEFAVPDGRGMLYNNLEDKSTELAIDTHTLQIKSRWPMAPCDSPSGLAMDVKHDLLFAGCHNKMMAVISAADGKVIASVPIGNGVDANRFDPGTRLAFSSNGDGTLTVVKEVSPTEFKVVQTVATERGARTMEVDPKTHNVFLVTAKFGPPPPETSGQRRSRPPMVPNSFTLLVLAP; this is encoded by the coding sequence ATGAATTTCACTGGTCGAAGTTGCTCCCTTTTTTGTTTATTCCTGATCGCAGTGCTCACGATCCCGCTTGGCGCCAGCGCGGCCCGGCGCTCGAATGGCCCCGCGGCGGCCAATTATCACATCGTCAAGAGGGTCCTTCTGGGCGGCGAAGGCGGCTGGGATTATCTAGACTTTGATCCACAGAATCGCCACCTGTTCGTTTCCCACGCCAACCAGGTGCTGGTTATTAACCCAGACAACTATGAGGTGATCGGGAACATTCCGGATACGCAAGGTGTTCATGGCATTGCTGTGGCGCCGGAACTCAATCGCGGATTCACCAGCGACGGAAGGGCCGATCAGGTGACCGTCTTTGATCTGAAGACGCTCAAGACGATCGGCACTGTCAAGGTGACCGGCCAGAACCCCGACGGAATTACCTATGATCCTTCCTCGCAGCGGGTTTTCACCTTCAACGGCCGCAGCGACGATGCTACCGCCATTGATGCGAAGACCCTGAAAGTGGTGGGTACCATTAGTCTGGGAGGCAAGCCCGAATTTGCCGTGCCTGACGGGCGCGGGATGCTCTATAACAACCTGGAAGACAAGAGCACCGAACTTGCGATTGACACGCACACGCTCCAGATCAAGTCGCGCTGGCCGATGGCGCCCTGCGACTCACCTTCGGGGCTGGCGATGGATGTAAAGCATGACCTTTTGTTTGCCGGCTGCCACAACAAGATGATGGCCGTGATCAGCGCCGCTGATGGCAAGGTGATTGCGTCGGTCCCCATTGGCAACGGCGTGGACGCCAACCGGTTTGATCCGGGAACGAGGCTGGCTTTCAGCTCGAACGGTGACGGCACTCTGACGGTGGTGAAAGAAGTGTCGCCAACGGAATTCAAAGTGGTCCAAACCGTGGCAACTGAGCGCGGAGCGCGCACCATGGAAGTGGACCCGAAGACCCACAACGTTTTTCTGGTAACGGCAAAATTTGGGCCGCCTCCGCCCGAAACCAGCGGGCAACGGCGGAGCCGGCCGCCCATGGTGCCGAACAGCTTTACTCTGCTTGTGCTCGCGCCCTAA
- the aroC gene encoding chorismate synthase, whose translation MLRFYTAGESHGQALVATLMGLPAHVPVDFAYVNRELKRRMGGYGRGGRMKIESDTAQFLSGVRHGETIGSPIAILIENRDWKNWQESMSVEDLPETREKYKAVKSPRPGHADLAGCLKYDFLDARYVLERASARETAARVAVGAMAKLFLLQFGIRIASHTVALGSIALADDDVPFEKILALRDVQDIMLNCVDAETEARMKAEVDKATEERDTVGGTFEVIAMGIPVGLGSCAQWDEKLDAQLAQAVMSIQAVKAVEIGTGIGNAATPGSGVHDEIGYNRQDRRFTRKTNRAGGLEGGMTNGEPVVVRGYLKPISTLRRPLESVDFETREPVKAAYERSDVCVVPAAGVVGEAMVALVLARAFLEKFGGDSLQETRRNFDAYQEQVRRF comes from the coding sequence ATGCTTCGATTTTACACGGCGGGTGAATCGCACGGACAGGCGCTGGTGGCGACCCTGATGGGATTGCCGGCTCACGTGCCCGTGGACTTTGCTTACGTCAACCGCGAGCTGAAGCGACGCATGGGCGGTTATGGGCGCGGCGGGCGGATGAAAATCGAATCTGACACCGCGCAGTTCCTTTCCGGCGTTCGCCACGGCGAGACGATCGGTTCGCCCATCGCCATTCTGATTGAGAACCGCGACTGGAAAAACTGGCAGGAGTCGATGTCCGTGGAAGACCTGCCGGAGACCCGCGAAAAGTACAAGGCGGTGAAGTCGCCGCGGCCGGGCCATGCTGACCTGGCAGGTTGCCTGAAATACGATTTCCTTGACGCGCGCTATGTGCTGGAGCGCGCCAGCGCGAGGGAAACGGCGGCCCGCGTTGCCGTGGGAGCGATGGCCAAGCTGTTCCTCCTGCAGTTCGGCATAAGGATTGCCAGCCACACCGTGGCGCTGGGCAGCATTGCGCTGGCGGATGACGATGTTCCCTTCGAGAAGATTCTCGCCCTGCGCGACGTCCAGGACATCATGCTGAACTGCGTGGACGCGGAGACCGAAGCCCGCATGAAGGCGGAAGTGGACAAAGCCACCGAGGAACGCGACACGGTCGGCGGCACATTTGAAGTGATTGCCATGGGTATTCCGGTAGGGCTCGGCTCCTGCGCGCAGTGGGACGAAAAGCTCGACGCGCAACTGGCTCAGGCGGTGATGTCCATCCAGGCCGTGAAGGCGGTCGAGATTGGGACCGGAATCGGAAACGCCGCGACGCCCGGCTCCGGCGTCCATGATGAGATTGGCTATAACCGGCAGGATAGAAGGTTCACCCGAAAAACCAACAGGGCCGGCGGCCTGGAAGGCGGCATGACCAACGGCGAGCCGGTCGTCGTCCGCGGATACCTGAAACCGATTTCCACGCTGCGCAGGCCGCTCGAATCGGTTGACTTTGAAACGCGTGAGCCTGTGAAGGCGGCCTACGAGCGATCAGATGTTTGCGTGGTTCCGGCTGCAGGCGTCGTGGGCGAAGCCATGGTAGCGCTGGTTCTGGCACGGGCATTCCTGGAAAAATTCGGGGGCGACTCGTTGCAGGAGACCCGGAGAAATTTCGACGCTTATCAGGAGCAGGTGCGCCGATTTTAA
- a CDS encoding ABC-2 family transporter protein, whose protein sequence is MRLFALYFAQYAKVRLEYKADFFIAFFSSMAATVLGFGFVLVLFTKIPKLQDWSFYEILFLYGFSLIPLGFFNVVSWNLYQFGDLYIIQGKFDRLLLRPVDTLFQVLFEKFRLESLQEVITGIFVVVVAVERLNVPWPAVDYLWFILMVASGALIYLAVFLMLTAVSFWFEDRVGIVPPVFNMLTFGRYPLTIYNVFIQFMLSWIIPFGFASFYPTTHFLGRDTFNIYFYLVPVVAASFFILALFVWNRGVENYSSTGS, encoded by the coding sequence ATGCGATTGTTCGCGCTCTATTTCGCTCAATACGCAAAAGTCCGGCTTGAGTATAAAGCGGACTTTTTCATCGCCTTTTTCTCCTCGATGGCGGCGACGGTGCTGGGCTTTGGGTTTGTGCTGGTATTGTTCACCAAAATTCCCAAATTGCAAGACTGGTCATTCTACGAAATTCTCTTTCTCTATGGATTCTCTCTCATCCCGCTTGGGTTCTTCAACGTAGTGAGCTGGAACCTCTATCAGTTTGGCGATCTCTACATCATTCAGGGAAAATTTGACCGCCTCCTCTTGCGGCCGGTTGATACTCTTTTCCAGGTGCTTTTTGAAAAATTCCGGCTCGAGTCGCTCCAGGAAGTCATTACAGGCATCTTTGTTGTGGTTGTCGCGGTCGAGCGTCTCAATGTCCCCTGGCCGGCCGTTGATTATCTCTGGTTCATTCTTATGGTGGCCTCGGGCGCGCTGATTTACCTGGCGGTATTCCTGATGCTCACCGCTGTGTCGTTCTGGTTTGAGGATCGCGTGGGCATCGTTCCACCGGTATTCAACATGCTCACCTTTGGTCGCTACCCGCTGACCATCTATAACGTCTTTATCCAGTTCATGCTGAGCTGGATCATCCCTTTCGGGTTCGCCTCTTTTTACCCCACAACACACTTTCTGGGGCGCGACACTTTTAATATCTATTTCTACCTCGTCCCCGTAGTGGCGGCGTCATTCTTCATCCTGGCTCTGTTTGTCTGGAACCGCGGCGTGGAGAATTACAGCAGCACGGGATCGTGA
- a CDS encoding ABC-2 family transporter protein, producing MASTDFALPARPRSEFSLVATARIYGGFLRVGFVNTMAYRLRYYTGIVTYFIYVSVYYFIWKAIYSHSVSIEGFDFGQLLTYVAVGWTIRSFYYNNIDQDMAGQVLEGKLAMDLIKPVNTQWMYIAQALGESAFRLTMLTVPTAIVLLLVFPVRKPASVGNFMGFLISVFLSFFLVAGINFAVGTFAVRLKSILGLLRAKYFLLELFSGLLIPISFFPHVFQTMFAYMPFEYISYIPVLIYLGKISGVGILKALGIQIFWVAALVAIGHALWTLSSKQITIQGG from the coding sequence ATGGCCTCCACCGATTTTGCGCTCCCGGCCCGACCCCGGAGCGAGTTTTCACTGGTGGCGACGGCTCGCATCTATGGCGGATTCCTGCGCGTGGGCTTCGTAAACACCATGGCCTACCGCCTGCGCTACTACACCGGCATCGTCACCTATTTTATTTACGTGTCTGTTTATTACTTCATCTGGAAGGCCATTTATTCTCACAGTGTCAGCATTGAGGGCTTTGACTTCGGCCAGTTGCTGACTTACGTCGCCGTCGGCTGGACCATCCGCTCGTTTTATTACAACAACATCGATCAGGACATGGCCGGGCAGGTGCTGGAAGGCAAGCTGGCCATGGACCTGATCAAGCCGGTCAACACGCAGTGGATGTATATTGCCCAGGCGCTCGGCGAGTCGGCTTTCCGCCTGACCATGCTGACCGTGCCGACCGCCATTGTGCTGCTGCTTGTCTTCCCGGTGCGCAAGCCGGCGAGTGTTGGGAACTTCATGGGTTTCCTGATCAGCGTGTTCCTCAGTTTTTTCCTGGTGGCGGGCATCAACTTTGCAGTGGGAACCTTCGCCGTGCGCTTGAAATCCATTCTGGGATTGCTGCGGGCCAAGTATTTTCTGCTGGAACTTTTCTCCGGCTTGCTGATTCCCATTTCCTTTTTCCCACATGTCTTCCAGACGATGTTTGCTTACATGCCATTCGAATACATCAGCTACATTCCAGTTCTGATTTACCTGGGAAAGATCAGCGGTGTTGGAATCCTGAAGGCGCTGGGCATCCAGATTTTCTGGGTTGCGGCGCTGGTGGCCATTGGGCACGCGCTGTGGACATTGTCGAGCAAGCAGATCACGATTCAGGGAGGTTAA